A window of the Streptomyces sp. JB150 genome harbors these coding sequences:
- a CDS encoding LCP family protein, with translation MNDWPEGWSDDNRGPRYGRGSAGAQPEGARVMRQVRRGGPAVPPASGPAAPPYGQGVPRQSSYVDGGEGDPGGYDSGYNTGQVYGSPGGRGPGGGGGRRPASAPDWRRRIKVTAITLATVLVVTTVGTYFWADSKLNRDVDLSTVIDRPAKGEGTNYLIVGSDSREGMTDEQKKKLHTGSAEGKRTDSMMILHTGDNGPTLISLPRDSNVTIPEFKGSESGKMLPAKGANKLNAAYSIDGPTLLVRTVEYNTGLHIDHYVEIGFAGFANIVDAVGGVEMDIPQDIKDTKSGANLEKGRQTLNGEEALAFVRTRYALAGSDLDRTKNQQKFLNALASQVATPGTVLNPFRLYPTMGAGLDSLIVDKDMGLWDLASMFWAMKGVSGGDGKSMNMPLAGNAPNGNLQWDMTKVKPLMEQLKNDEKVTVSAD, from the coding sequence ATGAACGATTGGCCCGAGGGATGGTCCGACGACAACCGCGGCCCGCGCTACGGACGCGGGAGCGCCGGCGCGCAGCCGGAAGGTGCCCGTGTGATGCGCCAGGTGCGGCGCGGCGGCCCGGCGGTACCGCCCGCCTCGGGCCCGGCGGCACCGCCGTACGGCCAGGGGGTGCCCCGGCAGTCGTCGTACGTCGACGGCGGTGAGGGCGATCCCGGCGGGTACGACAGCGGGTACAACACCGGGCAGGTCTACGGCTCGCCCGGCGGCCGCGGTCCGGGCGGGGGCGGAGGACGGCGGCCGGCGTCCGCGCCGGACTGGCGCCGCCGGATCAAGGTGACCGCGATCACGCTGGCCACGGTGCTGGTCGTCACGACCGTCGGCACCTACTTCTGGGCCGACTCCAAGCTCAACCGCGACGTCGACCTGTCGACGGTGATCGACCGGCCGGCGAAGGGCGAGGGCACCAACTACCTGATCGTCGGTTCGGACAGCCGCGAGGGCATGACCGACGAGCAGAAGAAGAAGCTGCACACCGGGTCCGCCGAGGGCAAGCGCACCGACTCGATGATGATCCTGCACACCGGCGACAACGGCCCCACGCTGATCTCGCTGCCGCGTGACTCGAACGTCACGATCCCCGAGTTCAAGGGCTCGGAGTCCGGCAAGATGCTGCCCGCGAAGGGCGCGAACAAGCTGAACGCCGCGTACTCGATCGACGGGCCGACGCTGCTGGTGCGCACCGTGGAGTACAACACCGGGCTGCACATCGACCACTACGTGGAGATCGGCTTCGCCGGCTTCGCGAACATCGTCGACGCGGTCGGCGGCGTGGAGATGGACATCCCGCAGGACATCAAGGACACCAAGTCCGGCGCGAACCTCGAGAAGGGCAGGCAGACCCTGAACGGCGAGGAGGCGCTCGCGTTCGTCCGCACCCGGTACGCGCTGGCCGGCTCCGACCTGGACCGCACCAAGAACCAGCAGAAGTTCCTCAACGCCCTGGCGAGCCAGGTGGCCACCCCGGGCACGGTCCTCAACCCGTTCCGGCTCTACCCGACCATGGGCGCGGGCCTGGACTCGCTGATCGTCGACAAGGACATGGGCCTGTGGGACCTGGCGTCCATGTTCTGGGCGATGAAGGGCGTCAGCGGCGGCGACGGCAAGTCCATGAACATGCCACTCGCGGGCAACGCACCGAACGGCAACCTCCAGTGGGACATGACCAAGGTCAAGCCGCTGATGGAGCAGCTGAAGAACGACGAGAAGGTGACCGTCTCGGCCGACTGA
- a CDS encoding protein phosphatase 2C domain-containing protein produces the protein MPSIRTDPTSALVPDMVVDGAAHEALTVRAASVRGDSHRYHAEPRQDSLAVTRIGEPGPDELLLLAVADGVGSAARSHVGSQQACRLAALSLDMAAADLAGALREADAERFARTANSALRRVATLLAHQAQERGDDPGAYATTLRILLAPLDPTVRVRGFLAVGDGGTALLRDGRWYLGITDPDPDGDGMIDTRTAALPHSDRAQAQLLGPAQPGDVLVLCTDGLSTPLAGDPGIREFLARAWGAGSVPAPADFLWQVQYRVKSYDDDRTAVVLWESRS, from the coding sequence GTGCCGAGCATCCGAACGGACCCGACCTCCGCGCTCGTGCCGGACATGGTGGTGGACGGCGCTGCCCATGAGGCACTGACGGTACGGGCGGCCTCGGTACGCGGCGACTCGCACCGCTACCACGCCGAGCCGCGCCAGGACTCCCTGGCCGTGACGCGCATCGGTGAGCCGGGCCCCGACGAGTTGCTGCTGCTCGCGGTTGCCGACGGTGTCGGCTCCGCCGCGCGCTCTCACGTCGGCTCCCAACAGGCCTGCCGACTCGCCGCGCTTTCGCTCGACATGGCCGCCGCAGACCTCGCAGGGGCGCTGCGGGAGGCCGATGCGGAACGGTTCGCCCGAACGGCGAACAGCGCGTTGCGCCGGGTCGCCACTCTGCTGGCGCACCAAGCCCAGGAGCGGGGCGACGATCCGGGCGCGTACGCCACCACGCTGCGGATCCTGCTCGCACCCCTGGACCCGACGGTGCGTGTCCGCGGCTTTCTCGCCGTCGGTGACGGTGGCACCGCCCTCCTCCGCGACGGCCGCTGGTACCTGGGCATCACGGACCCTGACCCTGACGGTGACGGGATGATCGACACCCGGACGGCGGCGCTGCCCCACAGTGATCGCGCCCAGGCGCAGCTCCTCGGCCCCGCGCAGCCCGGTGATGTGCTGGTGCTGTGCACCGACGGCCTCTCCACCCCGCTGGCCGGCGACCCCGGCATCCGTGAGTTCCTGGCCCGCGCGTGGGGGGCCGGTTCGGTGCCCGCTCCGGCGGACTTCCTGTGGCAGGTGCAGTACCGGGTGAAGTCGTACGACGACGACCGCACCGCCGTGGTGCTGTGGGAGTCCCGGTCATGA
- a CDS encoding acyl-CoA thioesterase — protein sequence MTDQASPTEADIPGKPTSASRTTLSHIMTHNDTNLLGTVHGGVIMKLVDDAAGAVAGRHSGGPAVTASMDEMAFLEPVRVGDLVHVKAQVNWTGRTSMEVGVRVLAERWNESAPPTQVGSAYLVFAAVDADGKPRRVPPVIPETERDKRRYQEAQIRRTHRLARRRAIMELREKRAAEGFED from the coding sequence ATGACAGACCAGGCCAGCCCCACGGAGGCGGACATCCCGGGCAAGCCCACCTCGGCGTCCCGGACCACGCTCAGCCACATCATGACCCACAACGACACCAACCTGCTGGGTACGGTGCACGGCGGCGTGATCATGAAACTGGTGGACGACGCGGCGGGCGCCGTGGCCGGCCGGCACAGCGGCGGCCCCGCCGTGACCGCCTCCATGGACGAGATGGCGTTCCTCGAACCCGTCCGCGTCGGTGATCTGGTGCACGTCAAGGCCCAGGTCAACTGGACCGGCCGGACCTCCATGGAGGTCGGCGTCCGTGTCCTCGCCGAACGCTGGAACGAGTCCGCCCCGCCCACCCAGGTCGGCTCCGCCTACCTCGTCTTCGCCGCGGTCGACGCCGACGGCAAGCCCCGCCGGGTGCCCCCGGTCATCCCGGAGACCGAGCGCGACAAGCGCCGCTACCAGGAGGCCCAGATCCGCCGCACCCACCGCCTGGCCCGCCGCCGCGCGATCATGGAACTGCGCGAGAAGCGCGCCGCCGAGGGCTTCGAGGACTGA